Within Streptomyces roseirectus, the genomic segment GAGGACGTGGCCGCGGCCGTTGCGTTTCTTACTTCTCCCGGAGCCGGTTTCATCACGGGCCAGAGTCTGACCGTCGACGGCGGCTGGGATCTCCACTGACCTGCGCGCGCAGGCCGATCCGAGGAACCATGACGCGAATGTCGCACGAACAGGAACCGCACTCCACGACCCGGGTACTGCTGGTTCGGCACGGCCAGTCGCACGCCAGCGTGAAGAAGCTGATCGCCGGGGTCCGTACCTGTCCCGGTCTCACCGAGCAGGGGCGTGAACAGGCCGCCCGGCTCGCGGCACGGCTGACGGCCGAACCGGCGCGGCCGCACGCGCTGCTGACCAGCCCGGTGCGCAGAGCCCGCGAGACCGCCGAGATCCTGGCGGACGGGCTGGGGTCCGGGACGCCGGTCGTCGAGCCGGAGGCGCGGGAACTCGACTTCGGGGCGGCGGACGGGCTGTCCATCGCCGAGTACGAGCGGGTGCACGGGGCGTTCGACATGACCGCGTATCCCGACCGTCCGTTCGCGCCCGGCGGTGAGACGTGGAACCGGTTCCGGACGCGGGCCGGCCGTGTCGTCGACGGGCTTCTCTCCCGGCACCGGGGTCAGACGGTGCTTGTGGTGTGTCACGCGGGGTTCATCGTGGCGGCGATGTCCGCGTTGGTGGACGCTCTGCCGCCGGTGCTGTTCACGGATTCGACGCCTGCCGCGACCTCGGTCAACGAGTTCGTCCACGACGGGTCGGGGTGGCGGCTGGCCCGGTTCGACGACGCGCGCCACCTCGAACCGGCCGTGTGAGGCGGGCGGGGCGGATTCACTGCTGCGGGCCGCGCTTGCGTTCCATCATGTGGCGGCCCAGCGCCTTCTTCCGCTTCCAGCTCCGCAGGAGTTCCGCGTTCAGCCGCGCGTCGCTCCGGGCGGCGATCCGCTCGTTCTCGCGGAGCAGCTTGTGGTAGTTCTCCAGCCGCCGCAGGGGCAGTTCGCCCTCCTCGACGGCCGCGAGCACCGCGCATCCGGGCTCGGCACCGTGCGAGCAGTCGGGGAAACGACAGTCCCGGGCAAGGGACTCCACGTCGGTGAATGCCTGGGCGACGCCGTGGTCCGCCTCCCACAGGCCCACTCCGCGCAGTCCCGGGGTGTCGATCAGGACACCGCCGCCCGGCAACGGCAACAGGTCGCGGGTCGTCGTCGTGTGCCGTCCCTTGCCGTCGCTGTCCCGCGTGGCGTCGACCCGCTGCGCGTCGGCTCCCGTGAGCGCGTTGGCGAGGGTCGACTTGCCGGCGCCGGACACGCCGAGGAGGGCCGCGGTGCCGTCGAGGAGGGCCGCGAGGGCGTCCATGCCCTGTCCCGTGGCCGCGCTGACGGCCAGCACGCGTGCTCCGGGGGCCGCCCGCTCCGTGTCCTCGACGAGGTAGGACCGTGTCACCGGGTCGGGCACCAGGTCGGCCTTCGTGAGGACCACCACCGGCTGCCCGCCGCTCTCCCACGCCAGGGCGAGGAACCGCTCGACCCGCCCGAGGTCCAGCTCGTCCGCGAGCGAGACGGCGATGAGCACCTGGTCGATGTTGGCCGCCAGGACCTGACCGTCGGAGCGCTGCGAGGAGACCGCCCTCACGAACGCCGTGCGCCGCGGCAGCAGCACCCGGACGACCCCCTGCTCCGCGTCGAGCGCCACCCAGTCCCCGGTACAGGGGGCGAGCAAGGGATCGGCGGAGGCCACGGGCCCGACGCCCGCCCTCCCGATCACCACCCGCCCGTCCTCGGCCGTCGTGACGATCTCGCAGCTCCCCCGGTCGACCCGCACCACCCTGCCGGGCCGAAGTCCGCCGGCCTCATGCGGAGCGAAGTCGGCGGCCCACACGTCGGTCCAGCCGTACCGGCCGAGCGGATGAGAGGCAGTGGACGCGGTCAAGCTCGCCCCTCCAGAGGGGTGTTGAGGGCAGCGGAACCGGCAAAGGGTGTGCACCGGCGTCGGGGGCGCAGTCTAGTCCCCGCGCGCCGGGCATACGACGGGGCGAGGGGCCCCGCGAGGGCCGTCTGCGAGGGTGCGGCGGCGGTCTCCGGCCACCGTGTCCCACACGGACAGGTCGCACCTCTCCACAGGGTCACGGTTCAGGTCGCCCGGGTCAGGCGCCGGGCTGGACCGGGCCGATGAGGGTGCCGGTGGCGACCCTGAAG encodes:
- a CDS encoding histidine phosphatase family protein, which translates into the protein MSHEQEPHSTTRVLLVRHGQSHASVKKLIAGVRTCPGLTEQGREQAARLAARLTAEPARPHALLTSPVRRARETAEILADGLGSGTPVVEPEARELDFGAADGLSIAEYERVHGAFDMTAYPDRPFAPGGETWNRFRTRAGRVVDGLLSRHRGQTVLVVCHAGFIVAAMSALVDALPPVLFTDSTPAATSVNEFVHDGSGWRLARFDDARHLEPAV
- the rsgA gene encoding ribosome small subunit-dependent GTPase A codes for the protein MTASTASHPLGRYGWTDVWAADFAPHEAGGLRPGRVVRVDRGSCEIVTTAEDGRVVIGRAGVGPVASADPLLAPCTGDWVALDAEQGVVRVLLPRRTAFVRAVSSQRSDGQVLAANIDQVLIAVSLADELDLGRVERFLALAWESGGQPVVVLTKADLVPDPVTRSYLVEDTERAAPGARVLAVSAATGQGMDALAALLDGTAALLGVSGAGKSTLANALTGADAQRVDATRDSDGKGRHTTTTRDLLPLPGGGVLIDTPGLRGVGLWEADHGVAQAFTDVESLARDCRFPDCSHGAEPGCAVLAAVEEGELPLRRLENYHKLLRENERIAARSDARLNAELLRSWKRKKALGRHMMERKRGPQQ